One region of Chanodichthys erythropterus isolate Z2021 chromosome 24, ASM2448905v1, whole genome shotgun sequence genomic DNA includes:
- the LOC137014982 gene encoding histone H2A, whose product MSGRGKTGGKARAKAKTRSSRAGLQFPVGRVHRLLRKGNYAERVGAGAPVYLAAVLEYLTAEILELAGNAARDNKKTRIIPRHLQLAVRNDEELNKLLGGVTIAQGGVLPNIQAVLLPKKTEKPAKSK is encoded by the coding sequence ATGAGTGGAAGAGGCAAAACCGGAGGCAAAGCAAGAGCGAAGGCTAAGACTCGCTCATCCAGGGCAGGACTGCAGTTCCCCGTCGGCCGTGTTCACAGGCTTCTCCGTAAAGGCAACTACGCCGAGCGCGTTGGTGCTGGTGCTCCTGTTTATCTGGCGGCTGTGCTCGAGTATCTTACCGCTGAGATCCTGGAGTTGGCTGGAAATGCCGCTCGGGACAACAAGAAGACCCGTATCATCCCCCGTCATCTGCAGCTGGCGGTGCGCAACGACGAAGAGTTGAACAAACTTCTGGGCGGAGTGACCATCGCTCAGGGCGGTGTGCTGCCCAACATCCAGGCTGTGCTGCTGCCCAAGAAGACCGAGAAACCCGCCAAATCCAAATAA